AAATCGCCGGCTCCACTACCTTGACAAGGTCATTGAAGTACAGCAGCGGGAACAGCCGCGAGGTGGTCTGCTCCACACAACCGTACGGATAATGCAGGAGATACTGGACGTTGCGGGCGAACGAAACCGCCGGCATCGCTGACGTTTTCAGCACGTACTGGTCGGTGCCATCGAGCCAGTCGCCCGGAAACACAAACTGCGCGGGCGCTGAAGCTGTGACCGCACCTGAGCCGAACACGGTCGCGAGCGGCTGCGCCGGGCGATTGGGCAGCTCAAGCAACAGGGTCGCGCGCTCTCCTGCGCCAGAAGCGCTGAGCGCGAACTCGATTTTGCCCGGTGTCTGACCTGCTTTGCAGCGGAATGCCACGCTCTCCTGCCGGTTGTTATCCAGCGTGATAGTGAGCGGCGGCGGGGTGATAAACTCCACCGGCCCGCCGGCGACAGCGTTGACCGTTATGTCGGTCCTCGCGCCGGTGTTGTTGAACAACGTCACCAGGCCGTCGAAGATGTCGTTCGGACAGACAAAGCGCGGGAAACTCTCCTGAATGACAATCTTGTCGCGCACTATGACTTCACCCGTTGCCGAACCGAACAGATCGTTCTGTGCGGCTACGGCCATGATCACCAGCTTGCCGTTGAACTCAGGCAGCGTGAATGTCACACTGGCCTTGCCCTGGCTGTCGGTCTCGACCAAACCGGACCAGAGCGCCACCGGTTTGACCCGGCGCGACGTAATCGGGCTGAGATGCCGCTTGCGGCCGGCAGCGAACATTTTGTCGCCGCCCGGACGAATATGACTGGACGACTGCTCGACTCTCGGATATATCAGCGCGTACATGTCGTACGGTTTCAGGTGCGGCTGTTTCTTCCCGTAGAAGAATTCGACCGGATCGGGTGTCTGGAAATCAGTCAATTGCAGAATGCCCGCATCGACCGCCGCCACGGTAAGTTGCGACACTTTGGGTCGGCTGATCTGAAGATCGACCCTCACCATGCTCTTGGGCTTGACCACCTCCGGCGCGGTGAGCGCAATTTCCAGCCGCTTGTCGTTCCGCACCAGGAGCGGAGCGACTCCAAATGCCCGCGCCGGCATATTCGGCTCGAGCGAATCAGCCAGCCGCACTATCGCCACCGTAACATAGATATTCGGGAAATAGTCCGGCTTGACCGGCAGAACGATTTCGGCGGTATTCTCCGCCATGTCTCGTGTTATTGTCTCGAATACTTTGTCTTTTTCAATCGTGAGCAGCAGCTTGCCGCCGAACGGAGCCCGCACCTGAAGGATCGCCTTGTCGCCGGAGCTGTACTCTTTCTTGTCGAACGCCAGTTCTATCTTATCGGGATTGGTCAGCGCCCAGGGCGCGTATCCCCAGCCGGAGGCATAGAACATGACCGAGCTCGAGTGCCCGGTCTCCGGGTCCGTGGCGATTATCTCGTAACTGCCATAGTTGTCGGGTGTGAACACGGCGATCGCGCCGGCGGCAACGACCGAAACCTTGGCTGAGTCGCGCAGTTGCTGTCGTTTCTCCGACACCCACCGGCCCACTCCGGTTCGGTCTCGTTTATATGTCGTGTTGTAAACTATGCGATAGAATTTGAGATCAACCTGGGGAATCTCCACCGCCTGCCCGTCGCTGCCGACACTGGCGACCTTCACGCTGACCGGCTCGCCGACTTTCGCGTAGCCATCGAGCGTTGTCATCAGGCCGACATACCGCTCATACGGATGAATGGTCACCTCGGCATACGCACTCACCCCCCGTCCACCTTCTTCAGAAACAGTCGCCGACAGTAGACCCTTGAGCGCCGATGGTGCGGACAGTTTGTCCGGCAGGGTATAGCGGTAAACATGCCTGCCGGTGTCATTGAGGATGGTGTCGGGAAGATCGATCTCCATCTTGGTGAATGAACGGTTGTGATCGCTGAAGGTGTACTGCGACCAGCCGGACGGAGAAAACTCCTGCGGCTCGATAGTGACATGGCCGGCCACTTTGTGATTTGCCGCCGGCGGGCCGAACAGGTACTTGGCGTCGACGCCGGCCTCGACTGTGTCGCCGGTGTGATAGGCACTCGACGGCACACTTAAGCTCACTTTGATTCGGTCGGGCATGAACTCTTCGACCTGGAATTCCACCCGTCCTATCTGAAGCTCCTCGCCTATCTCGGCCACTGCCGTGTACTTGCCGGTGCCGGCGAAATCGGGAATGGGCAAGTCGACTGCCGCAATCGATGATCCCTCGGTCGCCAGCCGAAAGCTCGTGAACTTGCGCCCGCGGGCATCATAGATCGTCAGGAAGTAGGGAAAGGCTGGAGGTAACGAAACTTTGGTGCCGCGTACGATCGATACCAAATGGGCGGTGTCGCCCGGACGATAGACACCCCGATCAGAATAGACAAACGCTTCGTAGCCGGACGCCAGGTACGGCCGCCCGGCGACATCGAAATCACTCAGCGGGAGCAGGCTCTCATCGAGGCGCACGTACGAGAGATCCGGGCCGCGCGATACCAATATAACGAACGGCTCGAATCCGGCCAGCTTGTCCTTGATATTCTCGAACGTGGCGATACCGCGCGAGTCGGTCTCTCCCTCCACGAGTGTCTGGTTGTTACGGCTGATTAGCGTGACAGCCGCGCCTGATATCGGCTGCGCAGTCGCCAGTGAGTTGGCCCACACCATCAGATAGTCATCCGCAAGCCTGGCCGAGATGCCTATATCAGTGAGCATCGCATACCGGCTGTCGGCAATCCAGCGCTGCTCACGCCCCCTTACCGCCACCTTGAATATCCCCTGACCGATATCGCCTATGATGCTCTTTAAATCTATCGTTGTCGTCAGCGGCTCGTTCTGTTGTGCCTCAACTTCGATATCCTTGACGAAAAACGTCCGTCCTAAGTCCACCGATGAAGACCGATAGTACTCGTAGTCGCCGTACCCCGATGTCAGGAAATAGACCAGGTTGTTGGGAAAGACCTGCTCCACCTCGATCGCCAGTTCTTTCAGATTGATCGTCTTGAACTCGAGATGGCCGGCACCGAGCCGGGGCAGGAACACCGCGCGCGACGTGAATGCTACCGATGGCGGCATGTCCGGGAACACTACCTTCGTGGAAAAGTCATTCTGCAGCACCGCCCCGGAAACCGCGCGCAGCCCCTGCGCGATGTTGACCGTGACCGCCATCCCCGGCTTGAAATCGCCGCGCACAGTCAGCCAGCTGTATTCGCCTTCGATCGTGTACGGCATAGCCGGATCGAGCGACACATAGGCGCGAGCCTCATCAATGGGCACATGCTCAGACAAATAGATGCTGATTGAACTGGCAGCGGCGCCGGTATTCGCCTGAACGTTATGGATCACCAGCGGCTGGCGGGATGCAACCGTCACCGATCGAGTCTGATCGCTTTCCATCGGCAAACTGCACTCGCCGCACATCAGTTCTTTGGCAATCACCACCAGATAGTTCTGCTCCATGGTTGTCTGTTCGAACGGTTCGCTCGTAACGGTGAACCGTTTGGAGAAGGTGTCATCGGCGAAAACTGCATACCATGGCCGCTCCGGGGTTACGCTGCCGTCAATCGTCACCGCTCGAACGGTGTATCCGACATCCGATTCAATCGCCCCGGCTTCCCCTTTGATTTTGAGCCGCCGCTTGAGTTCGTCGATCCCCACCGGGAAATTGAACCTGAGGTCAATTACCAAACGCACCAGCCCGGGGCCTGCCTCGTCCCGCGTGGTAGAACTCCGAAATACCTCTACTTTCAAATTGGGAGTCCGGAACGGGTACTCCGCTTTGTCGACAATCTTCAAGCCGCCGGCGCAGGATTTGAGCGACTGCACGCGCGCCTTGTACTGCGTGGCGGGACGGAGTTCGGCATCGGGGAAAAACCTGAGCACGTCGGTCTCAATCCACCTTCCCAGGCCCGGCATAGGCGGCTCAAAGAGGATGGGCGGATCGGTAACCGGCAGGTCCAGACTGTCCTTGGACACCATCGGCTTGGAAAACTTGACCGTGAAATTGGTTTTTAGCTCGACCCAGCCGGTCGGTTCGAACGACAGCACCCTGATTTGGTTATCCGGCACACTGGTGATGTTCGAAACCAGGATAATCAGCGCGACTGCGATGGTCACGCCGGCGATTGTGGTCGTTCGGTTGCTGCGAGCGGTGAAATGAAGCAGCGCCTGGCGGAGCTTGGCGAACATGGCTATCTCCCTCTTGGAATTGGAAACGGGTGTGTGGCGGCACACACCGAGTCAGCGTCAACCCGATACATCTTAGATTTATCTGCAACGAGCACCTGGGCTCCCGGTTGCTAAAGGGTGACCCCAATATGGGGACCGAGTGGACGGCATACAAGTGTTTCCTCGCCTCGGCGCACCCCCGCCCGGTGGCCGACCCGCTTGCGGATGGGATGAAGATGTTCATGTTTTTGATCGGCAGGCCTCCGCGCCTGCCGCTGGACGACGCGGCAGGGATGGAACCATACCGATCAAGAAGGGGGTGGTGGGCCACCGGAGAGCCCCATCCTTGACAGTCCCCCCGAATCTGACTATTTTCGCGCGGCATTTCGGGAACATCAGGCGCCCCGTTCAGTTTAGGAGAGGCAAAGCCTCCGGTATACATGCTGCAAAAAGAAACTGACTCAAAGCTGGTCCTCGAGGACGGCCGTGCGTTTGCGGGCCGCCGGTTCGGTGCCGCCGTCGATGCCGCCGGCGAGGTCGTCTTCAATACCGCCATGTCCGGCTATCAGGAGGTGCTCACTGATCCGTCGTATGCCGGTCAACTGGTGGTCATGACCAGCCCGCAGATCGGCAACTATGGAATCGCTCGCGACGATGCCGAGTCGCGCCAGCTGTTTCTCGGCGCGCTAATCGTCAAGGAGCTCAGTCGCATCGCCAGTAACTGGCGCTCGGTGCAGACTCTCGATGAGTACCTCATTGCCAACGGTATCCCCGGGCTCGAGGGGCTGGATACCCGCGCCCTGGTGCGGCACCTTCGCAGCCGGGGTGCGATGCGCGGCGTTATTGGCAGCATCGATGTACCGACCGATGAACTTATCAAGCGCGCGCGGGGTCACCCGTCGATGGTCGGCTGCGACCTGGCATCGATAGTCACCAAACGCCAGACCTACGACTGGAGAGAAGCACCGCCGCTCCTGAACGGCGGGCAGAATCTGCACAGTCTCACAGGAGAGGCCTCACCAACCAGGCTGCACGTAGTCGTTTATGACTACGGGGTGAAGTGGAACATCCTGCGCTGCCTGGTGGATCATGGCTGCCGCGTAACGGTTGTCTCGGCTGACACGAGCGCCGCCGACGTGCTGCAACTTGGACCGGACGGCGTACTCTTGTCTAACGGCCCGGGCGATCCTGATCCGGTACGGTATGCCGTGGACAACATCCGCGCGCTGCTGGGGCGGGTGCCGATCGGCGGCATCTGCCTCGGGCATCAACTGCTTGCCCTGGCGGCCGGAGGGAAAACCTACAAACTCAAGTTCGGCCATCGCGGAAGCAATCATCCGGTGATGGAGCGACCCACCGGTCGCGTTCAGATAACGTCACACAATCATGGTTTCTCGGTTGATGCTGATTCTCTGCCGTCCGACCTGGTTGACATCACCCACGTGAATCTCAATGACCAGACTGTCGAAGGGTTGTCGCTTCGCAACGTGCCCGCAATCGCCGTGCAGTTCCATCCGGAGGCGTCCCCCGGCCCGCACGACGCAGTATCATTCTTCACACAGTTCACCCACCTGATGGCCCAGTGGCGCGAGATTGGTAAGCATGCCCGCAAGAACTGACATCAAGCGCGTGCTGGTAATCGGCTCCGGCCCGATTGTCATCGGCCAGGCGTGCGAGTTCGATTATTCCGGCACGCAGGCAGTCAAGGCACTGCGCGCTGAAGGGATCGAAGTCGTCCTGGTCAATTCCAACCCGGCCACGATCATGACCGATCCCGATCTGGCCGACCGTACGTATGTCGAACCGTTGACAGTCGAATTCCTGACCAAGATTGTCGAGCGCGAACGCCCCGATGCCCTCCTCCCTAGTGTGGGCGGCCAGACCGCGCTCAACCTGGCGATCGCTCTGCACAACGAGGGAATACTGGACCGGTTCGGTGTGTCGCTAATCGGCGCGAGCTCCGAGGCAATTCGCATTGCCGAAGATCGCGAACTGTTCAAACAGGCGATGCTGGAAATCGACCTCGAAGTCCCCCGCAGCTTGCTCATATCGGACGTTTCCGGGGCGAGGAGTTTTTCGCATGAAAACGGCTTCCCGATTATCGTGCGGCCGTCGTTCACTCTCGGCGGATCGGGTGGCGGAATAGCCTACAATCTGGAGGAGCTGGAGGAAATCGTCAACCGCGGCCTGGCGCTATCGCCGGTCGGACAGGTGCTAGTAGAGGAATCGCTGGTCGGGTGGAAAGAGTACGAGCTCGAGGTCATGCGTGACCGCAAGGACAACTTTGTAGTCGTCTGCTCCATCGAGAATATCGATTCCATCGGTGTTCACACCGGCGATTCGCTTACGGTCGCGCCCGCTCAGACCCTGACCGATCGCGAGTATCAGCGGATGCGCGACGCTGCCGCCGCGATCTTACGGCGCGTGCGAGTAGATACGGGCGGATCCAACGTGCAGTTCGCGGTCGAGCCGAAAACCGGGCGCCTGGTGGTTATCGAGATGAACCCACGGGTGTCGCGCTCATCGGCGCTGGCGTCTAAAGCGACCGGTTTCCCCATCGCTAAGATTGCCGCCAAGCTGGCTATCGGGTACACCCTGGACGAGATCACCAATGACATCACGCGTGTGACACCCGCCGCTTTCGAGCCCGCCATCGATTACGTCGTGACCAAAATCCCGAAATTCGCGTTCGAGAAGTTTCCCGGCGCCGATGCCGCTCTCGGCATCCAGATGAAATCGGTCGGTGAGGTCATGGCGATCGGCCGCACATTTAAAGAGTCTCTGTTCAAGGCCTTGCGCTCTCTCGAAGTGGTCAAGCCGTTTCGTCCCGGCGAAATGCCCCACGAGCAGCTCAGCGCCGCGCTGGCTACACCCAACGAATACCGCTTGCGCTATCTAATTCACGCCTTCGACTGTGGCTGGACAGTAGACGAATGCCACCGCCTGACCTATATCGATCCCTGGTTCCTCGATCAGATTTCCCAGTTCGCGGAACTGCAGCGGCAGATGCGCGGACGGCCGCTGGCCGATATCCGCGATCAGGAACTGCGACTCGCCAAAGAGTGGGGTTTTTCGGACCGTCGCGTGGCGTATCTTACCGGGGCGGAGGAGGACGCGGTGAGGACGCGCCGCCACCAGATCGGCCTTCGGCCGGTATTCAAACGGGTCGACACCTGCGCAGGCGAATTCGAGTCATATACGCCTTATCTTTATTCCTGCTACGATGAAGAGGACGAAAGCGCCCCCGACCCGGCGCGCAAGGTGATGATACTCGGCAGCGGCCCAAACCGGATCGGCCAGGGGATCGAGTTCGATTACTGCTGTTGTCATGCGTCGTTCGCCCTCCACGAGGCGGGCGTGCAGAGCATAATGGTTAACTGCAACCCGGAAACCGTCTCCACCGACTACGACACCAGCGACCGGCTCTATTTTGAACCGCTCACGCTCGAAGACGTGCTCGAGGTGTACTACAAGGAGCGGCCCGACGGCGTGATTGTCCAGTTCGGCGGGCAGACACCACTCAAGCTGACCATGCCTCTGGCAAAGGCGGGCGTGCCGATACTCGGAACGCCGCCCGATTCGGTCGACCTCGCCGAAGATCGTGAGCGGTTCGCCGCCTTTCTGGACCGGCTGAACATCCGCCACCCGGCGCACGCCATTGCCCGTACTTTTGACGAGGCCGACGCCGCTGTCAAACAACTCGGTTTCCCGCTCCTGCTGCGACCGTCATACGTGCTCGGGGGACGGGGAATGGCGATTGTCTACGGGACCGCGCAGTTGCACAATTACCTGACCCCTGCATTCGACGCTGCCCCCGGGCAACCGATTCTAATCGACAAATTTCTCGAAGACGCGTTTGAGGTCGATGTCGACGCTCTCGCTGACGGCGAAAACTGTGTCCTCGCCGGTGTGATGCAGCATATCGAAGAGGCCGGCGTACACAGCGGTGATTCCAGCTCGGTGCTGCCGACTTATCTGATCACGAAACACCATCTTGAGGAGATACGCGAGATCACCCGCCTGCTGGCGCGCGAGCTTAAGGTTGTCGGCATGATGAATATCCAGTACGGCATCGCCGAGAACCAGTTGTACGTGCTGGAGGTTAACCCGCGCGCGTCGCGCACGGTGCCGTTTGTCGCCAAGGCCACCGGTGTACCGCTGGCAAAAGTCGCAACGCGCCTGATGCTGGGACATAAGCTCCGCGACCTTGGCTTGAACGATGATCTGCCGGTTACTCGCTTCTTTGTCAAAACCCCGGTATTTCCGTTTATCAAGTTCCCCGGAGTTGACCCGAAGCTGTCCCCGGAGATGCGCTCCACAGGCGAAGTGATGGGCAGCGGAATAGAGTTCGGATCGGCATTCTACAAAGCCCAGTTAGCGGGGGGACTGAAGCTGCCGCGCGATGGGACGCTCCTCATCAGCGTCAACGATCGCGACAAAAAGGGCGTTCTGGGCGTGGCGCGGCGCTTCGCCGCCATGGGATTCGGCATTCGGGCCACCACCGGAACTGCCGGCTTTCTGCAGGACATGGGGGTGCCCGCCGAGAGCGTGCTCAAGGTGAGCGAGGGACGGCCCCACTGTGTCGATCTCATCAAGAGCGGCGATGTCGCCCTGATCATCAACACACCGCTGGGGGCGGCGTCGGCCCGCGACGGCTGGGCGATCCGCACGGCGGCGGTCCAGCATGCGGTGCCGTGCATAACCACGCTTTCGGGCGCTGTGGCGGCGGCCGATGCAATTGCCCAGCTTCGCACCAAAGATATCGGCGTGAGCTCGCTTCAGGAAATCCACTCGCGCACGCCCTAAGACTTCATGTGTAACGGGCTTGTGTGGCTCGTATTCAATCGAGCTTGACAGCGGCATCTTGTTGGCGTTAGCTGTCAGGTCGCAACATTCCTGGCTGCAAGTCCGTGAGAGCGAATGTCTCGTGAGCTTGTGACAACAGAGAATTCATTTCCCCTGCTGCGAGTGTACCTGTACGCGCTGGTCGTGTTCACGCTGCTGCGGCTCGGTTTCCTGGCGTACCACGCAGCGCTGTTTCAGGAAAGCTCCGCGTCGGAACTCGCCACCGCCTTCGGCGCAGGCCTCATAGTTGATTCCTGTATCGCGGCAACAACGCTCTTTCTGATCAGGCTATTCACTCTCCTGTTGCAGCCGATCGGACGCGATTTCGCATATTTCATCCATCGCGCCGCGATCTACTTCTGTTTCGGCATCTACTTCTTCGTCAATCTCGTCGACATTGTCCATTTCGAGATTTACGATTCGCGTCTGAATATCCTCCTGATCGAAAACCTGAGCCAGATGGGGCCGATACTGCGAACGGTAGTGCACGATCCAGCGCTCTATGTCGTGCTCGCGATTTGGGCCTTCTTCATGATACTGTTCGCCCGGATGATCGGCCGGAAAAGAGCCCAAGCCCGAGGCCGGCGCACGCCGCTGCGTCCTATCGCGGCACATGCGATCTCACTGGTAACCCTCGCGGCTCTGTCGTTTCTCTGGCTGGATGAGCCATTCTGGCGGATTTCAGCTCTATCTACTGATAACCAAGCCCTCAATCAGCTCTCGCTCAACGGTGTTTACACGCTGACCAAGGCAGTTGAACTGAAAAGGCGCCTTGAGCGCGAGGCCGGCGGCGCTGACTACGGTTTCGTCTCCAATGAACAGGCGGTCGAGTCAACCCGGACTCTGTTACTTGCCAGAGACGAACAATACGTATCGGAACTGTATCCGCTTGCGCGGCGAATCACGAACCCACGCGGCTTGAGTATCGAGAAGCCTAACATCGTCATCATTCTGATGGAGAGCTTCACGGCGGGTAATATCGGCGCGCTCGGCGCGGGAGACCAGGGCTGTTCGCCCGCGTTCGACCGGCTGGCCGAGCAGGGTATCATCTTCACACAGTTCTACGGCCAGGAGACACGCGCGCACCATGGACTGGTCAGCACCGTCGGATCGTTCCCGTCGCTGCTGGGCACATTCCTGACCCGCCGCCGCGGCACAGAGTCGTTTTACACTCTCGCCACAATCCTGAAGCGACACGGCTACACCACCAGTTTCATCTATGGTTTCGACCAGGGTTTCGACCACATGGGGTTCTTTCTTAAGCAGGGCGGATTCGAGCGCATTATCGATCAGGAGGACTTTCCGTCGGCAGCATTTCGCGGGCGGTGGGGAGTTTCGGATGACGACTTGTTCGACAAAACACTGAGTGTCTTTGCGCAGAGCGATCCGGAAGTCCCGCTTCTGAGCGTAGTGCTGACATCGTCGAACCATGCCCCGTATGACATCCCTCCCGCGTTCGCTCAGGCCCACCCGGAATACGCCGGAAACAAGGCGAAACTCGCGTTCGCGTATTCCGACTACGCGCTGGGCCAATTCATGGAAAAGGCGCGGCGGGAATCTTTCTTCGACAAGACTATCTTCGCAATCCTGGCCGATCATGGAGAGATGCGCGACGGTGACGATCGCCTGCTGAAACGCTTTCACATCCCCTGCCTGATCTACGCGCCACGGCTCATCGCTGAGCCCCGTCGTGTGAATACAATAGGCTCGCAGGTGGATATCGCCACTACGCTAATGCACCTGATCGGATACCCGGAGCCGTTTCACTTTGCCGGTCGCGACCTTCTGGGCATACCGCCGGATGACGGCTACGCCGTGATGCGCAGCAATTTCACCGTTCTGTATCGCTACCGAAACGCCGTGCTGGTCAGAGACATTCGCGACACGGTTTCTGCACTCTATGCCGTGGACGATCACTCGCGCCTGGTATCGGATAGCGCGCTGGCCGACCAGGACCTCAAACGACCGCTTAACCAAAGGCTGGAGAACTATCTCCAGACCATGCACTATCTGTTTTCGAATGGAAAGCACCGCTGCGTGACATCACGTGGGCGGTAGAGGGGTCAGTCCGGGCCCCAGTATTCGTAGAGAATGGTGGCAACCCGCGCGTCCTTGAAGTAGTTTCTGTCCTTTAACTCTCGAATTGCATCCCACTCCCACAGTTTGACCGAATCCCATACGTGGTATACCGTAGTGTCGGGAATTATGGATTCCAGATGGCCTTTTACGAACGAATATAACGCCAGATCGAACGACACCGCTGCCAACTGTTGCGCCCAAACCTGGGCGGCAATCGCCTCCGCCTCCTTCTGAAGCGCCATCGTATCACCAGAGGCCAACAACTCCTTGATTCGAACAGTCGGCAGGTAGAACGACGTATGAAAACCGGCGTTGCTGATTCGCCTGAGACTTTCGGAACCAAAACTCGACTCGACTATAGCGGTTTTCCGCAGGTCGTAAAGGGAGTCCAACCGAATCAACTCAGCCAGGGCAGCGTCGATATTGCCCTCGGTAATATTCTTGATATCGAGCCAGATCTTTTTCAGACCGGCGCCGCCGAGCGTGTCCAGAAACTCCGCCAGGCCGACTCCCGACGCGTCACTTTCGTCGTGTCCGATCTCGAAGTACCCGCCGCCGTTTGACGGTCGAAACATCAGGTCCACCTCGAGCGAGCGAATGCCGTGAGCGAGTATAGCCCGCAGACGATTCACCCGGTTTATGCGGTGGGGCGCCAGACGGCTGTCGAGATTCTCGGCAAGCAGGCTGCTTATGTTGCCGCGCTGTATCAGGTCTTTGTGGTAGTTCAACACGACTCCAACGACCAGGATCACCAACAGAAGGGTGACGACTCGGGCTGAGATGAACTTTTTCATGTCACCCTTTCCTACGCGCCACGGTTGCAACCCACCCGCGTTCTCTCCACCATCGCTCCGGCACGCGTCCAAGGTAGCACGCTGTGCGTGCCTACGCAACGGCGGTCTTGAGCGGCAACCGGTAGCCCACGGCTTGCTGTGGGTTGCTCGCATCTGGACGGAACTCAGATGTCGAAACCACGTCTCACGCTAACGCGTTCGACTCAGGGGTTCTGACCTGCATGGCTGCGGTCGCGTCGGGTTTTGCGGGCGACCGATGGCAGAATCGCCGGTCGCGCGCTAACGCACGCGACCAAGGGATTCTGCCCTACAATAGCTGATTCGCAATCACTCCCCGTCGAGCGGGACCTTCGTCTTGCGCACCCAGCGCGGCGCAGAATCGATCTTCTGCCTCAGCATTAGATTCAACTGAGCGGCGTTGTGCTGCACGTGGCGCATAGTGTAGAGCAGCAACTCCTCGACTGAGATATCGAGCCACCCGAATGCGCAGCGCTTGCGGGCCTGCTCCGCGGTCAGCGAGGCGATTCGATAGCGGCACTTCTGGCGGCCGTGTTCGAGATAAGTAAGCAGCTCGTCCCGGGTGTACAGGCGCTCGGGAAGAACCCCTGCCGGGTCCAACTCCTCCATGCCGAAAGGAGAAGGCGGCGCAAACCCCTCTTCCGATTTGGACATATAAAAGCGAGGTAGAACAGCGTGTGGTAG
This window of the Candidatus Zixiibacteriota bacterium genome carries:
- a CDS encoding LTA synthase family protein; translated protein: MSRELVTTENSFPLLRVYLYALVVFTLLRLGFLAYHAALFQESSASELATAFGAGLIVDSCIAATTLFLIRLFTLLLQPIGRDFAYFIHRAAIYFCFGIYFFVNLVDIVHFEIYDSRLNILLIENLSQMGPILRTVVHDPALYVVLAIWAFFMILFARMIGRKRAQARGRRTPLRPIAAHAISLVTLAALSFLWLDEPFWRISALSTDNQALNQLSLNGVYTLTKAVELKRRLEREAGGADYGFVSNEQAVESTRTLLLARDEQYVSELYPLARRITNPRGLSIEKPNIVIILMESFTAGNIGALGAGDQGCSPAFDRLAEQGIIFTQFYGQETRAHHGLVSTVGSFPSLLGTFLTRRRGTESFYTLATILKRHGYTTSFIYGFDQGFDHMGFFLKQGGFERIIDQEDFPSAAFRGRWGVSDDDLFDKTLSVFAQSDPEVPLLSVVLTSSNHAPYDIPPAFAQAHPEYAGNKAKLAFAYSDYALGQFMEKARRESFFDKTIFAILADHGEMRDGDDRLLKRFHIPCLIYAPRLIAEPRRVNTIGSQVDIATTLMHLIGYPEPFHFAGRDLLGIPPDDGYAVMRSNFTVLYRYRNAVLVRDIRDTVSALYAVDDHSRLVSDSALADQDLKRPLNQRLENYLQTMHYLFSNGKHRCVTSRGR
- a CDS encoding DinB family protein, with amino-acid sequence MSKSEEGFAPPSPFGMEELDPAGVLPERLYTRDELLTYLEHGRQKCRYRIASLTAEQARKRCAFGWLDISVEELLLYTMRHVQHNAAQLNLMLRQKIDSAPRWVRKTKVPLDGE